The DNA sequence GCTCCGCGCCCGGCTACTCTCTATCAGTTCACACTGTGCCACGAGCTCACAGTCCTGCAGGTACTGGATGCGATCAGCTGTGATTCAGGCCGACTGATGATAATGAACAATCAATATCGATCTTCAGTGCCGGCAAAACTATTAAAGGTAAAGACGTGCATTAATTATTGTGCAGCTTTGCAGAAAGATGTGAAAGCCTGGTGAAAATGATGTTTGAGAAGATATTGATCCCCACGGACTTTTCTAAGCACGCGAGAAAGGTCGTAGAGTGCGCTGGTCAGATCCCGGGTGTGAAGGATGTTGTTCTCCTTCATGTCATCAGCAGGGACCCGCTTGCCAGGGTCTGGGACCCTGTTGCAGAGATCAGGGAGGCGGAGAAGAGGCTGGAGGGCGAGGCAGCCCCTCTTCAGGGAATGAACGTCAAGGTGAGGGCGGTCTCCGTCCTGGAGGGAGAGGTTGCGAGCGCGATACAGAAGGTGGCAGATGAGGAGAACGTCTCTCTGGTGGCGATGGGCGCGAGGGGCAAGAGCCTGATCGAGAGCGTGCTTCTGGGCAGCGTCTCCAGAAACGTTCTGCGCTACGGCAACACGCACCTCCTTCTGATGAGATACAGGATGATGGAGGGAAAGCCGGTCGGCATATACTGCGCGAGGCTGCTGCACAAGGTGCTTTATCCGACAGACTTCTCCCAGCCGGCCGAGGCGGCGCTATCGTTCCTGAAGAACATAAGCGGGATCGGCGAGCTGATGCTGATGCATGTGGTCTCCAGGGGCGAGACGCAGGAGGAGATCGATTCCGCTGTGAAATACGGAACGGATCGGCTGAATGAGATCGCGACGGAGCTCAGAAAGGGCGGTCTGAACGTGAGCACAAAGGTCGTGGTCGGCGAGGCCTGCGAGCAGATAAGATCTGTCGCCAATCAGGAGGATGTCTCACTGATCGCGATGAGCTCGCAGGGTGCAACCGCGATCAAGAAGGGCAGGATCGGGAGCACAGCGTACGGAGTGGCAAACACGGCAAGCAGGCCTGTTCTCATCC is a window from the Methanothrix sp. genome containing:
- a CDS encoding universal stress protein, with translation MMFEKILIPTDFSKHARKVVECAGQIPGVKDVVLLHVISRDPLARVWDPVAEIREAEKRLEGEAAPLQGMNVKVRAVSVLEGEVASAIQKVADEENVSLVAMGARGKSLIESVLLGSVSRNVLRYGNTHLLLMRYRMMEGKPVGIYCARLLHKVLYPTDFSQPAEAALSFLKNISGIGELMLMHVVSRGETQEEIDSAVKYGTDRLNEIATELRKGGLNVSTKVVVGEACEQIRSVANQEDVSLIAMSSQGATAIKKGRIGSTAYGVANTASRPVLILRSSKIAIY